From Pseudomonas sp. B21-028, one genomic window encodes:
- a CDS encoding CBS domain-containing protein, which produces MKTVAQLLRMKDEKNQHVHTISPDDMVLQALMRMAEKNVGALLVVKNDEVLGIISERDYARKMVLHGRSSVGTKVSDIMVSPVITIDPHQTVETCLSIMTEKHLRHLPVVDDGKLVGLLSIGDLVKEAIAEQANLIQQLEQYIRGE; this is translated from the coding sequence ATGAAAACCGTCGCGCAGTTGCTCCGGATGAAGGACGAGAAGAACCAGCATGTGCACACCATTTCACCGGACGACATGGTGTTGCAGGCCCTGATGCGCATGGCCGAGAAAAACGTCGGCGCCTTGTTGGTGGTGAAGAACGATGAAGTGCTGGGGATCATCAGCGAGCGTGACTATGCGCGCAAGATGGTCTTGCACGGCCGCTCCTCGGTGGGCACGAAAGTCAGCGATATCATGGTATCCCCCGTGATCACCATCGATCCGCACCAGACCGTCGAGACCTGCCTGAGCATCATGACCGAAAAGCACCTGCGGCATTTGCCGGTGGTGGATGACGGCAAGCTCGTCGGCCTGCTGTCCATCGGTGACCTGGTCAAGGAAGCCATTGCCGAACAGGCGAACCTGATCCAGCAACTGGAGCAATACATTCGCGGCGAATGA
- a CDS encoding paraquat-inducible protein A — protein MADSERLIICEHCDAVYEPVELVPHQKASCVRCGAVIQRYNGLTIEKRLALSVTAAVLWAFANVYPVMSIRFQGLSNSATLWDSIVALSQGPITFIALVAAVAIIIAPVLQLALLLWVLGHAYANRRAPGFNLCMRSLETLRPWSMLEVCLLGALVAVIKLAGMLDVLPGIGLFALAALSLLMIRIAGRDVRDLWSSL, from the coding sequence ATGGCCGACTCCGAGCGACTGATCATTTGCGAACATTGTGATGCGGTGTACGAGCCGGTGGAGCTCGTCCCGCATCAGAAAGCCTCGTGCGTGCGATGTGGCGCGGTGATCCAGCGCTATAACGGCCTGACCATCGAAAAACGCCTGGCCTTGAGCGTGACGGCCGCCGTGTTGTGGGCCTTCGCCAACGTCTACCCGGTGATGAGCATCCGCTTCCAGGGCCTGAGCAACAGCGCCACCCTGTGGGACTCCATCGTGGCCCTGAGTCAGGGGCCCATCACCTTCATCGCCCTGGTGGCGGCGGTGGCGATCATCATCGCGCCGGTCCTGCAATTGGCCCTGCTGCTCTGGGTGCTGGGCCATGCGTACGCCAATCGCCGTGCGCCGGGGTTCAACCTGTGCATGCGCAGCCTGGAAACGCTGCGGCCGTGGAGCATGCTGGAGGTCTGCCTGCTGGGTGCGCTGGTGGCGGTGATCAAACTCGCGGGGATGCTCGACGTGCTGCCGGGCATCGGTCTGTTCGCCCTGGCGGCCTTGAGCCTGCTGATGATCCGTATTGCCGGGCGCGATGTACGCGACCTGTGGAGCAGCCTGTGA